DNA from Kitasatospora herbaricolor:
CCGTCGGATGCCGCTTCGCCGACCGCTGCGCGTTCGCCACGCCCGCCTGCTCCGACGCCCCCGTCCCGCTGACCGTCCGGCCCGACGGCCGCCGGGTGCGCTGCGGCCGGGCCGACGAACTCGCCCTGGCCGGCGCCTTCGACACCGCCGCCACAACCGCCACCGCCACCGGCACCGCCGGCCGGACCCACCGCACCCTCCAGGAGGTGACCGCATGAGCCCCAGCACCGCCACCGCCACGGCGGCCGCCCGCCCGGCGACCGCCGGCACCGAACCGCTGCTGCGGATCAGCGCCCTCTCGGTCGCCTACGGCCGCCGCCCCGGCCGGGCCGCCGAGCGCGTCCTCGACGACGTCTCCCTGGACGCCCGGGCCGGCGAGATCCTCGGCGTCATCGGTGAGACCGGCTCGGGGAAGACCACCCTCGCCCGCGCCGTCGTCGGCCTGGCGCCGGTCGTCGGCGGCCGGATCACCGTCGACGGCGAGGAGGTCACCGGCCTGCGCGGGCGCCCCCTGCGGGAGTTGCGCCGCAGCGGCCGGATCCAGTACATGTTCCAGGACCCGCTGCGCTCGCTCGACCCGGACCTCACGGTCGGCGAGATCGTCGGCGAACCGCTCACCGTCGGCACCGGAACCGAACGCGGCGAACGTGCCGAGCGGATCCGGGAGGCCCTCGAACTCGTCGGCCTGCCGCCCGAGTTCGCCGAGCGGACGCCCGGCCGGCTGTCCGGCGGCCAGCGCCAGCGGGTCTCGCTGGCCCGGTCCGTCGTGACCCGCCCGCGGCTCCTGCTCGCGGACGAGCCGGTCAGCGCGCTGGACGCCTCCAACCGCAACCACGTCCTGCTGCTCCTGGACGAGCTGCGCCGCAGCCTCGGCCTGGCCGTCGTGATCATCTCGCACGACCTCAGCTCGCTGGCCGGCATCGCCGACCGGATCGCCGTCCTCTACCGCGGCCGGCTGGTCGAGCAGGGGCCCGCCGAGGACGTCCTGACCGACCCCCGGCACCCGTACACCGCGCTGCTCACCGCCTCGGCCCCCAGCGTCCGGCGCGAACACCGGATCACGCCGGCCCAGCTGCGCCCGCGCGAGCCCCGGCCCGAGTGGACCCGCCGACCGGCCCCCGGTGCCTGCGTGTTCGCGCACCGCTGCCCGTTCGCCGGCGAGGACTGCCGGCAGGCCCCGGTGGCCGCGGAGCACGGCGGTCCCGGCCGCTCCGTCGCCTGCCACCGCGCCGCCGACTGGCGCGAGCGCCTCGCCGCCGACGCGCTCTGAGGCCGGCCCGGCCCCCACGCCCTCGGCGGTCACAGGCCGCCTCGCACCTCGTCGCACCACCCCCCCAAGAAATACCGACCCACGTCTGGAGTAGCGCCATGCCCGTCGAGTTCATCGGCCTCGCCGCCACCAAGCCGTTCACCGAGACCGACACCCAGGACACCGGCCCCGCCGTCCAGCCCGGCTACCTGCGCGAACTGGCCCTGGCCCACGAGGAGTCCGGCTTCGACCGGGTGCTGGTCGCACACTCCTCCGCCAGTCCCGACGGCTTCACCGTCGCCGACCAGGTGCTGACCCACACCACCCGCCTGGGCGTCCTGCTCGCCCACCGCCCCGGCTTCGTCTCGCCGACCGTCGCGGCCCGCAAGTACGCCACCCTGGACGCCTTCCACCCCGGCCGGATCGCCCTGCACGTGATCACCGGCGGGGACGACGCGGACCAGGCCAGGGACGGCGACTTCAGCGACAAGGAGACCCGCTACCGCCGCACCGACGACTTCCTCCAGGTGGTCCGCCGCACCTGGGAGTCGGCCGAACCCTTCGACCACCAGGGCGAGTTCTACTCGGTGAAGGGCGGTCTGTCGTCCGTCCGGCCCGAGCGGCCGATCCCGGTCTACTTCGGCGGCGCCTCCGCGGACGCCGTCCGGGTCGGCGGCCGGCACGCCGACGTCTACGCCTTCTGGGGCGAGCCGCTGGCCGGAATCGCCGAGCGGATCCGCCAGGTTCGCGCGGCGGCCGAACCCTACGGCCGGGAGCCGGCGTTCAGCGTCAGCCTGCGGCCGATCCCGGCCGAGACCGAGGCCGCCGCCTGGGAGCGCGCCGCCGAGATCCTGCGGCTCACCAAGGAGAAGGTCGGCGACCTTCGCAAGGCCTTCAACCTCGACCACTCCGCCCAGGAGGGCTCGCAGCGCCTGCTCGCGGCCGCCGCCGAAGGCGACGTGCACGACAAGCGGCTCTGGACGGCGGTCGCCAAGGCCACCGGTGCGGCCGGCAACTCCACCGCCCTGGTGGGCTCGTACGAGCAGGTCGCCGAATCGCTGCTGGACTACACCGCGATCGGCGTCGGCACGCTGCTGATCCGCGGCTTCGACCAGCTGGCCGACGCCCGGGACTACGGCAAGCTGATCACGCTGGTCCGCGACCAGGTGGACGCCGGCGGCGCGGTGCTCGCGGGAGCGGCGAGCGCATGACCTCCGTCCTCCCACCCCGGACCTCGCCCACCACCTCGCACTGGGGCGCCTTCGGTGTCCGCCCCGGTGCGAGGGGTGGCGTCGAAGTGGTGCCGCACCCCGCCGACCCCTCCCCTTCCCCGCTGCTCGGCGGGGTGGCCGGGGCGCTCGACCACCCGACCCGGGTCCGCCGTCCGGCGGTCCGGCAGGGCTGGCTGGAACACGGCCCCGGGCCCTCGACCGCGCGCGGCGCCGAGCCGTTCGTCGAGGTGGAGTGGGAGCACGCGCTGGACCTGGTGGCCGCCGAACTCGACCGGGTCCGCCGCGAGCACGGCAACCAGGCCGTCTTCGGCGGCTCCTACGGCTGGGCCAGTGCCGGCCGGTTCCACCACGCGCAGAGCCAACTGCACCGCTTCCTCGGCCAGTTCGGCGGCTACACCGGCTCCCGGAACTCCTACAGCCTGGGCACCTCGCTGGTGCTGCTGCCGCACCTGGTCGGCGACGCCGAGACGGTGCTGCGCGCGGCGTCCTCCTGGCCCACCATCACCCGGAACACCCGCCTGATCGTCGCCTTCGGCGGGATCCCCGCCAAGAACGTCTACGTCACCCCCGGCGGCGTCACCCGGCACGGAACCCCCGGACACCTCGCCGAACTCGCCGCCCGGGGCGTCGAGGTGGCCCTGGTCAGCCCGCTGCGGGAGGACCTGCCCGAAGGACCGGTCACCGACTGGTACCCCGTCGCGCCGGCCACCGACGCCGCCCTGATGCTGGCCCTCACCCACACCCTGGTCAGCGAAGGGCTGCACGACCGCGCCTTCCTCGACGCCTGCACCACCGGCTTCGAGACCCTGGCCGACTACCTGCACGGCGGGCCGGACGGCGTCGTCAAGGACGCCGACTGGGCGGCCGCGATCTGCGGGATCGAGGCCGGCCGGATCCGCGCCCTGGCCCGCCGGATGGCCGCCACCCGCACCCTGGTCACCGTCACCTGGTCGCTCCAGCGCGCCCGGTACGGCGAGCAGCCGGTCTGGGCCGGGCTGGCGCTGGCCGCCGCGCTCGGCCAGATCGGCCTGCCGGGCGGCGGCTTCGGCCACGGCTACGGCTCGATGGGCGACGTCGGCGACACGGGCCCGCAGCTGCGGCTGCCGTTCCTGCCCCAGGAGCCCAACCCCGTAAAGGACTTCATCCCCTGCGCCCGGATCGCCGACCTGCTGCTGCACCCCGGCGAGGAGTTCGACTACGACGGCGCCCGGTACACCTACCCCGACATCCGGCTCGTCCACTGGGCAGGCGGCAATCCCTTCCATCACCACCAGGACCTGGGCCGGCTGCGCCGCGCCTTCGCCCGCCCCGACACCGTCGTCGTCCACGAACC
Protein-coding regions in this window:
- a CDS encoding ABC transporter ATP-binding protein; amino-acid sequence: MSPSTATATAAARPATAGTEPLLRISALSVAYGRRPGRAAERVLDDVSLDARAGEILGVIGETGSGKTTLARAVVGLAPVVGGRITVDGEEVTGLRGRPLRELRRSGRIQYMFQDPLRSLDPDLTVGEIVGEPLTVGTGTERGERAERIREALELVGLPPEFAERTPGRLSGGQRQRVSLARSVVTRPRLLLADEPVSALDASNRNHVLLLLDELRRSLGLAVVIISHDLSSLAGIADRIAVLYRGRLVEQGPAEDVLTDPRHPYTALLTASAPSVRREHRITPAQLRPREPRPEWTRRPAPGACVFAHRCPFAGEDCRQAPVAAEHGGPGRSVACHRAADWRERLAADAL
- a CDS encoding molybdopterin-dependent oxidoreductase; amino-acid sequence: MTSVLPPRTSPTTSHWGAFGVRPGARGGVEVVPHPADPSPSPLLGGVAGALDHPTRVRRPAVRQGWLEHGPGPSTARGAEPFVEVEWEHALDLVAAELDRVRREHGNQAVFGGSYGWASAGRFHHAQSQLHRFLGQFGGYTGSRNSYSLGTSLVLLPHLVGDAETVLRAASSWPTITRNTRLIVAFGGIPAKNVYVTPGGVTRHGTPGHLAELAARGVEVALVSPLREDLPEGPVTDWYPVAPATDAALMLALTHTLVSEGLHDRAFLDACTTGFETLADYLHGGPDGVVKDADWAAAICGIEAGRIRALARRMAATRTLVTVTWSLQRARYGEQPVWAGLALAAALGQIGLPGGGFGHGYGSMGDVGDTGPQLRLPFLPQEPNPVKDFIPCARIADLLLHPGEEFDYDGARYTYPDIRLVHWAGGNPFHHHQDLGRLRRAFARPDTVVVHEPHWTATARHADIVLPVTTALEREDFGGGRRDTHLIAMHRAVEPVGEARDDHAVLAALAGRLGFGERFTEGRTPRQWLEHLYAEWAAELTASGRARPPAFDRFWSEGEWQLPQGPSEFTLFEEFRADPERFPLRTPSGRIELASATVAAMRLPDCPGHPSWLEPEERLGGPAAGRHPLLLIANQPATRLHSQLDTGAVSLAAKVADREAVQIHPSDAAERGIEQGGLVRIFNDRGACLAGALLTEQVRPGVVRLPTGAWFDPVPGVEPPLCAHGNPNVLTADLPSSRLSQGCVGQHALVQLERWSGGEPPPVTVRTAPTFVRPAATPPAAPAAPTEPPTDPKAPR
- a CDS encoding LLM class flavin-dependent oxidoreductase: MPVEFIGLAATKPFTETDTQDTGPAVQPGYLRELALAHEESGFDRVLVAHSSASPDGFTVADQVLTHTTRLGVLLAHRPGFVSPTVAARKYATLDAFHPGRIALHVITGGDDADQARDGDFSDKETRYRRTDDFLQVVRRTWESAEPFDHQGEFYSVKGGLSSVRPERPIPVYFGGASADAVRVGGRHADVYAFWGEPLAGIAERIRQVRAAAEPYGREPAFSVSLRPIPAETEAAAWERAAEILRLTKEKVGDLRKAFNLDHSAQEGSQRLLAAAAEGDVHDKRLWTAVAKATGAAGNSTALVGSYEQVAESLLDYTAIGVGTLLIRGFDQLADARDYGKLITLVRDQVDAGGAVLAGAASA